GATTTCCGAATGGGGCAACCCAGTATATAGAGATATATACTACCATAATGGAGCGAACGTAGGGAATTGAAACATCTTAGTACCTACAGGAAAAGAAATCAATAGAGATTGCGTCAGTAGCGGCGAGCGAAAGCGCAAGAGGGCAAACCCAGTGCTTGCACTGGGGGTTGTAGGACTGCAATGTGCAATAGGTGAGGTTAGTAGAACACTCTGGAAAGTGTAGCCATAGAGGGTGATAGTCCCGTATACGAAAACCAAACCTTAGCTAGCAGTATCCTGAGTAGGGCGGGACACGAGGAATCCTGTCTGAAGCTGGGTCGACCACGATCCAACCCTAAATACTACTACCAGACCGATAGTGCACAAGTACCGTGAGGGAAAGGTGAAAAGAACTGAGGTGATCAGAGTGAAATAGAACCTGAAACCATTTGCTTACAATCATTCAGAGCACTATGTAGCAATACAGTGTGATGGACTGCCTTTTGCATAATGAGCCTGCGAGTTGTGGTGTCTGGCAAGGTTAAGCACACGCGAAGCCGTAGCGAAAGCGAGTCTGAATAGGGCGCTTAAGTCAGATGCTGCAGACCCGAAACGAAGTGATCTATCCATGAGCAAGTTGAAGCTAGTGTAAGAACTAGTGGAGGACTGAACCGATAGGCGTTGAAAAGCCCCGGATGACTTGTGGATAGGGGTGAAAGGCCAATCAAACTTCGTGATAGCTGGTTCTCTCCGAAATATATTTAGGTATAGCGTTGTGTCGTAGTATAAGGGGGTAGAGCACTGAATGGGCTAGGGCATACACCAATGTACCAAACCCTATCAAACTCCGAATACCTTATATGTAATCACAGCAGTCAGGCGGCGAGTGATAAAATCCGTCGTCAAGAGGGAAACAACCCAGACTACCAGCTAAGGTCCCTAAATCTTACTTAAGTGGAAAACGATGTGAAGTTACTTAAACAACCAGGAGGTTGGCTTAGAAGCAGCCATCCTTTAAAGAAAGCGTAATAGCTCACTGGTCTAGTGATTTTGCGCGGAAAATATAACGGGGCTAAAGTAAGTACCGAAGCTGTAGACTTGATTTTATCAAGTGGTAGGAGAGCGTTCTATTTGCGCCGAAGGTATACCGGTAAGGAGTGCTGGAGCGAATAGAAGTGAGCATGCAGGCATGAGTAGCGATAATTAATGTGAGAATCATTAACGCCGTAAACCCAAGGTTTCCTACGCGATGCTCGTCATCGTAGGGTTAGTCGGGTCCTAAGTCGAGTCCGAAAGGGGTAGACGATGGCAAATTGGTTAATATTCCAATACCAACATTAGTGTGCGATGGAAGGACGCTTAGGGCTAAGCAAGCTAGCGGATGGAAGTGCTAGTCTAAGGTCGTAGGAGGTTATATAGGCAAATCCGTATAACAATACTCTGAGAACTGAAAGGCTCTTCAAAGTCTTCGGACAGCGAGGAGAATTGCTGATGCCGTCGAGCCAAGAAAAGTTTCTAAGTTTAGCTAATGTTGCCCGTACCGTAAACCGACACAGGTGGGTGGGATGAGTATTCTAAGGCGCGTGGAAGAACTCTCTTTAAGGAACTCTGCAAAATAGCACCGTATCTTCGGTATAAGGTGTGGTTCGCTTCGTATTAGGATTTACTCCGAAAGCGAAGAAACTTACAACAAAGAGTCCCTCCCGACTGTTTACCAAAAACACAGCACTCTGCTAACTCGTAAGAGGATGTATAGGGTGTGACGCCTGCCCGGTGCTCGAAGGTTAATTGATGGGGTTAGCATTAGCGAAGCTCTTGATCGAAGCCCGAGTAAACGGCGGCCGTAACTATAACGGTCCTAAGGTAGCGAAATTCCTTGTCGGTTAAATACCGACCTGCATGAATGGCGTAACGAGATGGGAGCTGTCTCAAAGAGGGATCCAGTGAAATTGTAGTGGAGGTGAAAATTCCTCCTACCCGCGGCAAGACGGAAAGACCCCGTGGACCTTTACTACAGCTTGACACTGCTATTTGGATAAGAATGTGCAGGATAGGTGGGAGGCTTTGAGTATATGACGCCAGTTGTATATGAGCCGTTGTTGAGATACCACTCTTTCTTATTTGGGTAGCTAACCAGCTTGAGTTATCCTCAAGTGGGACAATGTCTGGTGGGTAGTTTGACTGGGGCGGTCGCCTCCCAAATAATAACGGAGGCTTACAAAGGTTGGCTCAGAACGGTTGGAAATCGTTCGTAGAGTATAAAGGTATAAGCCAGCTTAACTGCAAGACATACAAGTCAAGCAGAGACGAAAGTCGGTCTTAGTGATCCGGTGGTTCTGTGTGGAAGGGCCATCGCTCAAAGGATAAAAGGTACCCCGGGGATAACAGGCTGATCTCCCCAAGAGCTCACATCGACGGGGAGGTTTGGCACCTCGATGTCGGCTCATCGCATCCTGGGGCTGGAGCAGGTCCCAAGGGTATGGCTGTTCGCCATTTAAAGCGGTACGCGAGCTGGGTTCAGAACGTCGTGAGACAGTTCGGTCCCTATCTGCCGTGGGCGTAAGAAGATTGAAGAGATTTGACCCTAGTACGAGAGGACCGGGTTGAACAAACCACTGGTGTAGCTGTTGTTCTGCCAAGAGCATCGCAGCGTAGCTAAGTTTGGAACGGATAAACGCTGAAAGCATCTAAGCGTGAAGCCAACTCTAAGATGAATCTTCTCTAAGCTCTCTAGAAGACTACTAGTTTGATAGGCTGGGTGTGTAATGGATGAAAGTCCTTTAGCTGACCAGTACTAATAGAGCGTTTGGCTTATCTTATTTAAGCATCACTTCCTTGTTAAGGTTTTTAATAAAGCTTTGAACGTTTTTATATGAAAACTATATTAGCTTATAAAATCTTACAAGTAAAGTTTATATTAGAACTTGCTCTTAACATTGTTTTTTAAGTATTCTAAAACAATAAAGTGATTAGTTTAGTAAAATATCTAAATATAAGAATAAGATGAAAGCTAAAAATGATTTTAAATCTAGTTTTTATTATGCTATATTAAATAGAATATTTAAATAACAATGTCCGTGATTATACAGATGTGGAGACGCCTTGCTCCATCCCGAACCAAGAAGCTAAGCACATCGTGGGTGATGATACTACGCCTTACTGGCAGGGGGAAAGTAGCTCATTGCGGACTTGTTAATTCTACTTATTATTCTTACTTTATATATAATTTAATTCATATTTTTTTATTTTTAAATTTTTATGGTTTTAGATTATATTTCTTATATTTCTTATATTTCTTATATTTCTTATATTTCTTATATTTCTTATATTTCTTATATTTCTTTCTTATCGCTCTTAATTATTTATAGTTTTTTTATTTTTAAAGGTTGATAATTTTTTAGTGATTTACGTTGGAATATTTTTTGCTTTTTGCAATTTATAAATTTATTCAGGAGCATAAATATGTTTCGTATAGAGGAAAATCGATTTTTTAATCACTCATATGATGTTTTTAGTTCAAAACAAAAAAATGAAAAACAAACTGTGCAATCCCATCAAGAACAAGCATTTTCACTTGAATTAAATTCAAGCATCCAAGAAGAAAATAGCTTATATGATAGACCTTTAAAGGAATTGTTTCAAGAAGCAAAAGAAGCTTCAGAGAATGCCTTGAAAGAATACAGAGAGGAAATGTATTATAATAAAGAGACCGGTAAATATGAGAAAAAATTTACAGAAAGTAATGAAAAATACAAAGAAAAGATAAAAGAGAAAATAGAAGAACAAATTAAAGAAAATATACAAAATAGTTTGCAAGATAAAATTTCTCATATCAATATTCAATTAAGTCCTAAGCAGTTAATAGCACAAGCACAATTTGAGGAAAAGCAAAAAGCAACTCTTAAAACATCAGATGTTTTTATGTAATTATTTAAGACAAAGGAGAATTATGAAAAAAATTATTAGTGTTTTAGCATTATCAAGTATAGCTTTAATTGGTGGAGATAAATTATTGAATATTTATGAAAGTCCTACTTGTGGATGTTGTGATCTTTGGGCTAATTATATGAAAGATAAAGGCTATAAAGTGCAAATACATAAAAGCGAGGATTTTTTAAAAATAAAAGAAAAAATGAATATTCAACCTATGTATCAAAGTTGCCATACCGGTGTGATTGATGGTTATGCCATAGAAGGACATGTTCCTGAAGATGCAGTTGCTTGGCTTTTGAAAAATAAACCTGAAGATGTTATAGGTATTTCTGCTCCTGGTATGCCTCAAGGAAGTCCTGGGATGGAGCAAGGTTATGAAGAAGAGTATCCTGTGGTTTTAATGCTTAAAAATGGAGATTATAAAATTTATGGGATCTATAAAGGACATAATTTAATCACGACAAACTAAGCAATTTTGCTTAGTTTATTTTATATATTAATGGTATTCTTATATGAAAAGTTTTTTCATATTGTGGAAAATTCTTGGACGCTATACGTATAGTTTCTAAGGCACTATCGTTCAATAATTTATATTTTGATGGTTTTAATATTTTTAAGTTTAATAGATTTTTATCTTTAGTCCATGTGAATTCTGCTAAAATTTCACCACTCATTCGCATTTTTTTGGCTTGCCTAGGATAGATTAAAGCTTCATCTATAGCTTGTTTGATTTCTTTTAAAAGTTCATTGTTATTAGTTAAAAATATGCTTTCTTGAGAAGTTATTGGAGTGTTTTTTTCTTGGGTTAAAGTTTTTTGAGGTTTTATTTCTTCATTTAATTGATTTGTTATCTTGATATTAGCTAAAGTATTTACTTTTTTAGGTTGAATAACAGACTTTTCTTTTGTTTGTTCTAGCTTTTTTACTTTTTCTTGTTTAGGCTGTTTGGTTTTTGCTCTAGGGGAATCTTGTAAAAATTGTTTTATAGCTATATTAAATTTTTCTTCTTTTGAAGAGTTATGTTGTATATGCAAAAAATTCTTAGTATAAATAAAAACAAAAAATAAAGGCAAAAAGAGAAATAAAGTGATAAAAAAGGATTGATTTTTATGATTATTTATAAATGTTTTCATCTTTTTTGCTCTGTTAAAATTTGAAAATTTTCATGATTTTTATTTTTTAAAATATCAATAATTTTTACAAAACTTTCAAATTTTGCTTCTTTATCACTTTTTAACTCTACTAATGTTTTAGAATCTATAGTGTTAAATTTTACTTTTATTTCTTCTAGGGAGATTGCTTTTTTATCGATATAAAATTTATTTTCTTTATCAATCAAAATGCTCACTTTGTTTTTGTTTTCATTTATGGAATTTGAATGTTCACTTTGTGGTAGATTGATTTTGATTTCACCATGCGCGATAAAAGTGGATATGCTTAAAATAATAGCTAGTAAAACAAGCATTATGTCTATAAAAGGAATGATGTTTAAACCTTCATTTTTTGGTAGTTTAAGCATTTTTATCCTTAAAAATACGATATGCATTACTCAAAGTTGATATTTTTCTAAGTAGCCCATTGTAAGCCATTAAAGAAGGGATAGCAACTAAAATTCCTAATGCTGTAGCCTTTAATGCCAATGATAAACCAATAACAATAGATTTAACATCAATATTCCCACTTGCACCCATGTCGTAAAATGTAATCATAATTCCCACTACAGTTCCCAAAAGTCCTACATAAGGAGCATTAGTGTAAATAATATAAAGCATGGTGAGGTTTTCACTAATTGCATCATCAAATTTTTCTTGACACTGGTAATCATTTAGCTTAATTTTTCTAAAAAACAATATACGTTCTATAGTGCACCATATGGCAATAAATGCCATTATCCCTAAAACAATAAATATAATTAAGTCAATATAAGTTTTTAAAAATTCCATCATACCCTCATTTTAAAAATTTTTGTGATTATATTACTAAAAGTTAAATTTTTTATTAATAACAATTATCATAATTGATACAATAAATTTATTTTAAATTAATAATTATTATCATAATATTCCAGTTTTGAAAATTTATTTACAAGAAAGGAAATAATGAAAAAACATTGTTTATCATTTTGTGTTGCTAGTTTTTTGGTCTGCAATGCTTTATCGCAAGAAGTTTTATTAGATAGCTCCATAGTAAGTGCTTCTGGTTTTTCTCAAGATATTAAAGAAGCCCCTGCTACTATAAATGTGATTAGTAAAAGAGATTTAGAAAATAAGCCTTATAGAGATGTTGCCGAAGCTATTGCTGATATTCCCGGTGTGGATTTATTTGCTAGCAAAGGAAAAACTGGATCTTATAATATTACCATGAGAGGTATTACTGGATATACTTTAATTTTAATTGATGGGCGCCGTCAAGGGATAGGCGGAGAAGTGGGGCCTAATGGTTTTAATGAAATTTCAAATTCATTCCTACCTCCAATTTCTAGCATAGAAAGAATAGAAGTAATCAAAGGACCAATGAGTACTTTATATGGTTCTGAAGCTTTAGGTGGTGTTGTAAATATCATTACAAAAAAAGTAAGCGATAAATGGGAAACATCAGTTAGTTTAGATAGTATTTTTAATGCGCATAAAGAATGGGGTAATACTTATGGTACAAGCATATATTCTAGCGGTCCATTGATGAATGATCATTTAGGACTTACTTTGCGTTTTAGAGAATTTTATAGGGAGCAATCCAATGTTGAATTTAGCAATGGGAGCGGTCAAAGAGTGCAAGGTGATCAGGCTCAAAGTCCTACAAAAGCCAATAATTTTAATTTAGGAACTCGGTTAAATTATTTAGTAGATGATTATAATACTTTGATATTTGACATTGATTTTTCAAGAAATCATTATGATAACAAAAAAGGCCAACTAGGCACATTAACAAAACCAACAGATAAAAATGATGGCTCTTTAACAGGTGGTTATACAGACACTATGCAAGTGGATAAGTTGGTAACTTATTTAGGTCATGAGGGTGTGTATGAAGATTTTTCGATTACTTCTACCTTGCAGTATAACCGTGTAAGTAACGATGGGCGTGAGGTGATTGGCCAAGCAAATCAGCCATTTCTGGGACAAAATAGAGATATAGTTGCTGAAGATATTATTTTAGATACAAGATCAGTTATACCTTTAGGCCAAAGTCATATTTTAAGCGTTGGTGGTGAATATAGACTTGAAAAAATGCAAGATAAAATCGCTAATCCTGCGAATTTTGATCAATATTTATTGGCTTTTTTTGCAGAAGATGAATATAGCATAAGAGATGATTTGAGATTTACTTTTGGTGCAAGATATAATTATCATGAAATTTTTGGAAATAATATTTCACCAAGAGCTTATTTAGTTTATAATCCTACTAGCGAGCTTACTTTAAAAGGTGGTGTTTCAACGGGTTTTAGAACTCCATATGCTAATAGATTGATAGCTGGTGCTTATAATTATAGTGGACAGGGTAAATATCCTATGTATGGAAATCCAAATCTAAAAGAAGAAACATCGCTTAATTATGAATTAGCCGCTGTTTATAATAATGATTTACTTTATATTTCAGCCATTGGGTTTTTGACAAATTTTAAAGATAAAATTTCTAGTCAAAAATTTAGCAAAAATAGTATGATTTCGGGTATTGGAAAATGTGAAGCTGATACATGTTATCAAGCGATTAATCATGGTAAGGTTGAATATAAGGGTATAGAGCTTGGAGCGGGGATTACTCCTATAGAACATTTAAATTTAGATTTAGCTTACACTTATCTTGATAGTGAAGTAAAAGATGCACAAGATAAGACTGTGATAGGAAAGCCAGAAGTTGATAGTTTAAAACACAATATCATGTTAAAAGCAAGTTATAATATCTTTAATAAATTCACTCCATGGGTAAAAGGTGAGTGGCAAATAGATCGTTATATGGGTGATACAAATATTAATAGAGAATACTATCAAGATGTCTTTTTAGCTTCTATGGGCGTGCGTTATGATATCAATAAAAATTGGAATATTAATGCAGCAATTTATAATCTTTTTGATAAAAGTTTTACAAATGATTGGGAATCTTATAAAAACAAAGGTGAAGATACTTGGGTAAATACTTATAATCGTATAGAAGAGGGAAGAAGAATTTATATTTCAATCAATGGTAGTTTTTAATTTTGTATTATTGGGGAACCAAAGAGTTTATTAAGAGCTTCTTTGGTTTCGTCTTTAGGATTGTATTTTTTAGCGTCTTTTTTAAAATTTTCAAAATGCTCATTTAAATTCGGAGTGCTTTTTACTTCTTGTTTTATGGGAGTTTTGAATATATCTTGTAGTTTTTGAGTATCTATGGTTTCTATTTTTTGGATTTTAATTTGTGTTTTTTCTCCAAAAAGCTCATGAAGTAATGTTTTGATTAATTTAAAACCATTGTTTAAAACTATTCTATCATCATCTTTAGCATGTGAGCTAATACTTAAAATATCATCTTCAAAAGAAACAAACTGCGTGGTTTTTTTGAAAACTTCAGCTAAGTCATAATCTCTTTTATATATTGCTTTTAAGAGATTTTCATAAGGACTAAGCTTTTCTTCTTTAAGGGTTTGTTGAATAGAAGGAATTTCTTGTTGTTTTGGATTTGGCATTCTATCTTGTTTTGAACTTTTAATAGCCTCATCAATGCTTTTTAGATAAGTTGCCTCTATAAGCATGAAAGCCATAACGCAAAGCACAAAACTATCATCATCACTAGAATTTAACATAGTCTTAGCGCGTGAAAGAATTCTAAAAAATCTTTCATAAATTAACATAGAAAAAAGATTATTTTTGGCAAAAAATGCTTCTTTTAAAAAAAATATCATCTCATCAATAATATTGCTTGCTTCATAATCTTCAAATTCTTTTAAAAACTCAAGAACTTTATCTTTATCATTAGCTAAAATAGCTTGATAAAATCCTTCAATTTTAGCTGGATCTAAAAAGCCTAGCATCGCAGTGATTTTTTGTGTTTGTATATCATTTTGACAATATACTATGGCTTGATCTAGTAAGGTCAGAGTATCTCTTAAAGAACCATTTCCACTTCTTGCAATGAGTTTTAAAGCTTCTTTTTCATAATTGATATTTTCGTTTTCCAAAACCCACTCAAGATGATTTAAGATATCATGAGTAGAAATTTGCTTAAATCTAAAATGCTGTGTTCTTGAAAGAACTGTGGCAGGAAGTTTTAAGGGATCGGTTGTTGCTAGTATAAATTTTACATAACTTGGTGGTTCTTCTAAGGTTTTAAGCAAAGCATTTGCAGCTTGTGGGGTGAGCATATGCACTTCATCGATAATAAAAATTTTAAACCTAGCTAAAGATGGAGCATATTTGACTTGCTCGATAAGCTCTTGTATATCTTCTAAGCTTCTATGGCTTGCAGCATCCATTTCTATAATGTCTATATTAGAGCCATTAAGTGAAGATAAACATTGAGAACATTCACCACAAGGGTTAGCACTTGGTCCATTTTCACATACTAGAGCTCTTGAAAAAATTCTTGCACTTGAAGTCTTTCCGCTTCCGCGTAACCCTGAGAATAAGTAAGCGTGCGCTAAACGGTTATTTTCAAGAGCATATTTTAAGCTTGTAGAAACAGTATTTTGCCCTACAAGTTCATTGAAATTTTTTGGTCTGTATTTAACAGCAAGAGCTTGAAGCATTGCTACTCATTCATGATAGATAATAACTCTTCATTGCTTTTGGTTTTTAGCATTTTAGAGTATAAAAATTTTAATGCTTCTATATCATCCATTTGTGAAATAGCTGATCTAATTGCCCAAATTTTTTGAAGTTTTTCAACACCTTGGAGCAATTCTTCTTTTCTAGTACCTGATTTTATGATGTTAATTGCAGGGTAAATTCTTCTGTCTGAAATATTTCTATCAAGAACGATTTCACTATTTCCTGTTCCTTTAAATTCTTCAAAAATTACTTCATCCATTCTTGAACCTGTTTCTATCAAAGCAGTTGCTATAATGGTTAATGAGCCACCGTGTTCTATATTTCTAGCTGCACCAAAAAAGCGTTTTGGTTTATGTAAGGCATTTGCATCGACCCCGCCGCTTAAAACCTTACCGCTACTTGGAGTAGCAGTATTATAAGCTCTTGCTAATCTTGTAATAGAATCAAGTAAGATAATGACATCTTTACCTGTTTCTACCATCCTTTTTGCTTTTTCTATAACAAGTTCAGCTACTCTAACATGATTATAAGCAGGTAAGTCAAAAGTAGAGCTAAAAACCTCACCTTTAACACATCTTTGCATATCTGTAACTTCTTCAGGGCGCTCATCTACTAAAAGTACAATCAAATGAGCCTCTGGGTGATTTTTAGCAATAGCAGTAGCTAGTTCTTTCATTAGCTCAGTTTTACCAGTTCTTGGAGGTGCTACGATTAAGCTTCTTTGGCCTTTTCCTATAGGGGCAAATAAATCAAGCATTCTACCTGTTAGTTTTAAAGGATCGTATTCTAATTTGATTTTTTCAGTTGGAAAAATTGGAGTAAGATTGTCAAATAAAGGTCTTTCTCTAGCTTCTTTTAATGGAAGATAATTAATCGCTTCAATTTTTAACAAAGCATAGTATTTTTCTTGATCTTTTGGTTCTCTAACTTGACCGGTAACTATATCTCCAACACGCAGAGCAAATTTGCGAATTTGTGAGTTTGATACATAAGCATCATTTACACTATCGCTTAAATTTGAATCCATTCCACGCAAAAAGCCATAGCCTTCAGGTGAAATTTCTAAAATTCCTGTAAAGAGTATAAAGCCGCCTTTTTTGGTTTGTGCTTTTAGAATTTCAAAAATAAGATCTTGCCTTCTAAATTCTCTTGGGTTTTCTATTTCTGCTTCATTAGCAATTTTAACTAAGCTTTCTAGATCAAGCAACTTTAAATCTTCTATCTTATAACCTTCCACTGGAATGTGTGTTCTTTGGTGTTGTTTTTTTTCTTTTGTATTTTCCATATATCCTCTAAAATGTAGAAAATGTAGTATTTAATAATGAATAAGAGATTTTATTCAAAAAAACGCTTCTTTGTCAAATTTTTAAAATTATAATATAGCTTTGTAAATAATTTTTAAAATAGTGATTTTAAAAAAATGATAAAATATTGTAAAAAATTATTAAAGAAAGTATAAGATGAAATGCAAACACTGCCAATTAAACTTTAGACAAGATCAAATGATAAAAAAAAATGGAAATTATTTTTGCTGCAAGGGCTGTGAGAGTGTTTATGAGATTTTACAAGAAAATAATTTGGAAGAATTTTATGAAAAACTTGGCAATCAAACCCTAACTCCTGCCATAATAGAACATAATGTTAAAGATTATGAAAAATACATACAAAAAACCAAAGAAGGTTTTAGTGAGATTTTTTTACTTATAGAAGAAATTCATTGTGCTGCCTGTGTTTGGCTTAATGAAAAAATTCTCATTAAAAGTGAAGGGGTAATAGAAGTTGATATTAATTCTATTACTCATAAAGCTAGAATTGTTTTTGATGAAAAAAGCATAAATTTAGCAAAAATTATCCAAAGCATAGAAAGTATTGGTTATAAAGCTAGTGTGTATTTGCCTACAAAGAATGAACAAAGAGCAACTCAAACCAAAAGAGATTTTTATGCAAAATTAATAGTTGCTATAGCTTGTGTGATGAATATTATGTGGATATCTGTAGCTAAGTATGCTGGATTTTTTAGTGGCATGGAAGCTGATACTAAGGATATTTTGCATTTTGCTGAATTTTTACTTTGTACCCCTGTACTTTTTTACACAGGCTCAATCTTTTATAAAAATGCCTATTATGCTTTGAAATTTAAAAGTGTTAATATGGATACTTTGGTAATTAGTGGGGCAAGTTTAGCTTATATATATTCAATATGGGCAATGTTTTCAAGAGCTTCGCAAGTGTATTTTGATTCTGTGGCAATGATTATTTGTTTTGTTTTTATAGGAAAATACTTAGAGCTTTTAAGTAAGAAAAAAGCTCTTGATACGCTTGATCATTTACGATCGTTTTTAAGTAGTGAAGTAAGGGTTTTAAAAAATGATAAAATAGAAAATATCGATGTAGAAGAAGTGCAAATAGGAGATATTATAGAATTAAAAGAAGGCGATAGGGTTTTAATAGATGGAGTGTGTATTAGTGGTAATATTAGCTTGGATATGTCTAGTTTAAGTGGAGAGAGTTTACCACTTGATGCGCAAAAAGATGATATGATTTATTCTGCTTCTTTGGTTTTAAGCGGGAATGCATTATATAAGGCAAATGCACTTTATAAGGATTCTAAATTAGCTAGGATTATTAATTTACTTGAAAACTCAAGTTCAAAAAAAGCCAAAATAGAAAAAATAGTACAGCAAGTAAGTAAGTATTTTTCACCTATTATCTTAACTTGTGCTTTATTTTGCTTTGCTTTTACTTTTTTTGTGTTAAATTTGGGTTTTGAAGAAGCTATGATACGTATGGTTTCTGTGTTAATTATAGCTTGTCCATGCGCTTTGGCTTTGGCTACACCGGTGAGTTCTTTAGTGGCAATTAGTGCTGGTTTGAAAGAAAAAATTTTATTTAAAGAAGCAGGTGTTGTGGAGGATTTGAGTAAATGTAATGTGGCTGTGTTTGATAAAACAGGGGTTTTAACAAAGGCTAGTTTAGAGGTTAAAAAAAGCTTTTTGGATGAGAGGTTGGATAAAAATGAATTATTAAATTTCTTACACCTAACTAACCACCCAGTGGCTAAAAGTATTTTGAAATTTTTAGATGAAAAAATCGATAGCAGAATAGAATTTGAAAAAGTTCAAAATTTTCAAGCAAGAGGTTATAAAGCCTTTTTGGGCAAAGATGAATTTTTGGGAGGAAATGAGAAATTTTTCAAAGAAAATCATATACAAGTACAAGAATTTCAAATCACGCATTTTATATTTGCTAAAAATAAAATTATATTAGCAACTTTTGAGTTAGAAGATAGTGTGAGAGAAAGTTCTGAGGAGTTGATTAGATTTATGAAAGAATGTAAAATGCAAATTTACATGTTAAGCGGTGATAATTTATCTGCTGTGAGTAAGGTGGCTGAAAAATTAAAAATAAATAATTTCAAAGCATCGTGTATGCCAGAAGATAAAATGCAAATAATAG
This genomic stretch from Campylobacter lari subsp. concheus harbors:
- a CDS encoding energy transducer TonB family protein produces the protein MKTFINNHKNQSFFITLFLFLPLFFVFIYTKNFLHIQHNSSKEEKFNIAIKQFLQDSPRAKTKQPKQEKVKKLEQTKEKSVIQPKKVNTLANIKITNQLNEEIKPQKTLTQEKNTPITSQESIFLTNNNELLKEIKQAIDEALIYPRQAKKMRMSGEILAEFTWTKDKNLLNLKILKPSKYKLLNDSALETIRIASKNFPQYEKTFHIRIPLIYKIN
- the cfrA gene encoding TonB-dependent ferric enterobactin receptor CfrA, with the translated sequence MKKHCLSFCVASFLVCNALSQEVLLDSSIVSASGFSQDIKEAPATINVISKRDLENKPYRDVAEAIADIPGVDLFASKGKTGSYNITMRGITGYTLILIDGRRQGIGGEVGPNGFNEISNSFLPPISSIERIEVIKGPMSTLYGSEALGGVVNIITKKVSDKWETSVSLDSIFNAHKEWGNTYGTSIYSSGPLMNDHLGLTLRFREFYREQSNVEFSNGSGQRVQGDQAQSPTKANNFNLGTRLNYLVDDYNTLIFDIDFSRNHYDNKKGQLGTLTKPTDKNDGSLTGGYTDTMQVDKLVTYLGHEGVYEDFSITSTLQYNRVSNDGREVIGQANQPFLGQNRDIVAEDIILDTRSVIPLGQSHILSVGGEYRLEKMQDKIANPANFDQYLLAFFAEDEYSIRDDLRFTFGARYNYHEIFGNNISPRAYLVYNPTSELTLKGGVSTGFRTPYANRLIAGAYNYSGQGKYPMYGNPNLKEETSLNYELAAVYNNDLLYISAIGFLTNFKDKISSQKFSKNSMISGIGKCEADTCYQAINHGKVEYKGIELGAGITPIEHLNLDLAYTYLDSEVKDAQDKTVIGKPEVDSLKHNIMLKASYNIFNKFTPWVKGEWQIDRYMGDTNINREYYQDVFLASMGVRYDINKNWNINAAIYNLFDKSFTNDWESYKNKGEDTWVNTYNRIEEGRRIYISINGSF
- the exbB gene encoding TonB-system energizer ExbB, translating into MEFLKTYIDLIIFIVLGIMAFIAIWCTIERILFFRKIKLNDYQCQEKFDDAISENLTMLYIIYTNAPYVGLLGTVVGIMITFYDMGASGNIDVKSIVIGLSLALKATALGILVAIPSLMAYNGLLRKISTLSNAYRIFKDKNA
- a CDS encoding DUF411 domain-containing protein; its protein translation is MKKIISVLALSSIALIGGDKLLNIYESPTCGCCDLWANYMKDKGYKVQIHKSEDFLKIKEKMNIQPMYQSCHTGVIDGYAIEGHVPEDAVAWLLKNKPEDVIGISAPGMPQGSPGMEQGYEEEYPVVLMLKNGDYKIYGIYKGHNLITTN
- a CDS encoding DNA polymerase III subunit gamma/tau; this encodes MLQALAVKYRPKNFNELVGQNTVSTSLKYALENNRLAHAYLFSGLRGSGKTSSARIFSRALVCENGPSANPCGECSQCLSSLNGSNIDIIEMDAASHRSLEDIQELIEQVKYAPSLARFKIFIIDEVHMLTPQAANALLKTLEEPPSYVKFILATTDPLKLPATVLSRTQHFRFKQISTHDILNHLEWVLENENINYEKEALKLIARSGNGSLRDTLTLLDQAIVYCQNDIQTQKITAMLGFLDPAKIEGFYQAILANDKDKVLEFLKEFEDYEASNIIDEMIFFLKEAFFAKNNLFSMLIYERFFRILSRAKTMLNSSDDDSFVLCVMAFMLIEATYLKSIDEAIKSSKQDRMPNPKQQEIPSIQQTLKEEKLSPYENLLKAIYKRDYDLAEVFKKTTQFVSFEDDILSISSHAKDDDRIVLNNGFKLIKTLLHELFGEKTQIKIQKIETIDTQKLQDIFKTPIKQEVKSTPNLNEHFENFKKDAKKYNPKDETKEALNKLFGSPIIQN
- the rho gene encoding transcription termination factor Rho, which translates into the protein MENTKEKKQHQRTHIPVEGYKIEDLKLLDLESLVKIANEAEIENPREFRRQDLIFEILKAQTKKGGFILFTGILEISPEGYGFLRGMDSNLSDSVNDAYVSNSQIRKFALRVGDIVTGQVREPKDQEKYYALLKIEAINYLPLKEARERPLFDNLTPIFPTEKIKLEYDPLKLTGRMLDLFAPIGKGQRSLIVAPPRTGKTELMKELATAIAKNHPEAHLIVLLVDERPEEVTDMQRCVKGEVFSSTFDLPAYNHVRVAELVIEKAKRMVETGKDVIILLDSITRLARAYNTATPSSGKVLSGGVDANALHKPKRFFGAARNIEHGGSLTIIATALIETGSRMDEVIFEEFKGTGNSEIVLDRNISDRRIYPAINIIKSGTRKEELLQGVEKLQKIWAIRSAISQMDDIEALKFLYSKMLKTKSNEELLSIMNE
- the exbD gene encoding TonB system transport protein ExbD, with the protein product MLKLPKNEGLNIIPFIDIMLVLLAIILSISTFIAHGEIKINLPQSEHSNSINENKNKVSILIDKENKFYIDKKAISLEEIKVKFNTIDSKTLVELKSDKEAKFESFVKIIDILKNKNHENFQILTEQKR